A genomic segment from Salvia splendens isolate huo1 chromosome 13, SspV2, whole genome shotgun sequence encodes:
- the LOC121761583 gene encoding uncharacterized protein LOC121761583, with product MSSNRTATDSNGCPQAGWNGLARNKFRKGDRTRRMWVVREEEILVSSLLELVARGWKSDNGFRAGYQQKVEDDIRKEFPNSDIKGNPHISSKITAWKKNYNSLRDILSRSGVGFNVNSDYKIDIDDDQWAQVVAADKDAKFMRYKSWPYWEAWQCIFGKDRAKGSGSENIDVAATSQRAQMASASQTNENDYHPTFEDFLGDEIPPNSSGTADKQNSSEAQSGQQQAVSTTKSGGQKRKQPSSDDALMEFLGNLHAQTNSRLETISSRIGYEFDMGKARQEVFD from the exons ATGTCGTCAAATCGTACTGCAACTGATAGCAATGGGTGTCCTCAAGCTG GTTGGAATGGACTAGCTCGAAACAAGTTCCGCAAGGGTGATCGTACCCGGCGTATGTGGGTAGTAAGAGAGGAAGAAATATTGGTCTCATCGTTGCTAGAGTTGGTGGCGAGGGGCTGGAAATCAGACAATGGGTTCCGTGCTGGATACCAACAGAAGGTTGAAGATGATATCCGGAAAGAATTTCCAAATTCCGACATCAAGGGAAACCCGCACATTTCATCCAAAATAACGGCTTGGAAAAAAAACTATAACAGTCTTCGCGACATACTCAGCCGTAGTGGCGTAGGTTTCAATGTGAACAGCGACTATAAGATAGATATTGATGACGATCAGTGGGCGCAAGTTGTGGCG GCTGACAAAGATGCAAAATTCATGCGATACAAATCGTGGCCGTACTGGGAGGCTTGGCAATGCATCTTTGGCAAAGACCGTGCTAAGGGATCGGGCTCGGAGAATATAGACGTGGCAGCTACTAGTCAGCGTGCCCAAATGGCAAGTGCTAGCCAAACTAACGAGAATGACTACCACCCCACATTTGAGGATTTCCTAGGTGATGAGATACCTCCAAATTCGTCAGGTACTGCTGATAAACAGAATAGCAGTGAAGCACAGTCCGGGCAGCAGCAAGCCGTATCAACGACCAAATCTGGCGGGCAGAAACGAAAACAGCCGTCATCTGACGACGCACTCATGGAGTTCCTTGGGAATTTGCATGCCCAGACCAATTCACGCTTGGAAACCATCTCTTCTAGGATCGGATATGAGTTCGATATGGGAAAGGCTCGTCAAGAGGTATTCGACTAG